TCCCGCATCTGTCCGAGAAACGCGATGGCGTTTTCCAACATGGCGGCCGTGGCCACGCGCTCGTCCAGACGTGTCAACAGCACGGCGTTTCCGGCGTGCACACCACCGCACAAAGGCATGGGATGGGCATGACGATAACCACACAGCTCCAGCACTCGGCGCGGGGCCTGGACATCATGAGCCGGAACCGGAACAGCGAGATACACCAAAAGTTCCCCGTCCCCGTGCTCGAAGTACACGCGGCCAAGTCCCTCGATATCGAGGGCGGCCACGCCGCCTCCGGTCAGGGCAAAGCCCGGCATGCCCATCCGACGGCCGAATTCAGCGATTTCGTGATCCAACATGCTCACCCCTCATCCTGGGCCGCGAGAAATTCATCCTCGCGGGCAATGGCTTCGTCCACGCGCTCCTGCACGGCATCCAAGACCTTCATGCGTCCTTGGTCGCCGTCAAACAGCCGCGAGGGAAAATTACGCGTTGTTGTCAGCAATTCCTGAAGAAAAAGGACCTCATGCTCGATGTCCGGCGCCTTGGATCTGGCCGTGATCCTGTCAATATGCATGGGGCCGAGGAAACGCTCCTCGC
This is a stretch of genomic DNA from Deltaproteobacteria bacterium. It encodes these proteins:
- the sycN gene encoding type III secretion chaperone SycN yields the protein MLDHEIAEFGRRMGMPGFALTGGGVAALDIEGLGRVYFEHGDGELLVYLAVPVPAHDVQAPRRVLELCGYRHAHPMPLCGGVHAGNAVLLTRLDERVATAAMLENAIAFLGQMR